The genomic DNA GGGCTGATCAAACTGCTTTATCCAGGTGTGAAAGGGGATGTGGAGCTTGGCAGGCAGGTGTGCCGGGATATGGCTTTTACCACCATGGGATATGTGGTGATGCAGGCCCAACAGCGCGTGGGCGGCTTGTGCTGGCGTTACTGGTTCGACTATGTGGCGGAAGCAGAGCACGCAACCTATATCAACGGTGCCTGGCACGGTAATGAGGTGCCGTACGTGTTTGACACCCTTGGTGAGATTGAGCCTTCCTGCCACTACGTTAATGCGCGAGACCGGCAATTCGCAGCGCAGGTTGCAGATTATTGGGTGAGTTTTGCGCGTGACGCCGGTCACCGGGAAAGTCTTCCTGGCCCGACGCACTGGCCGGCCTGTCGAAAAGGAAGGGACGTGCTGCTACGTATCGGCGTGAATAAACATGCAGGTTTCAGGCTTGAAAACCGCTTTATGCGCGCGCGCATGAGTCTCTTTAAGCGCGTCATGAAACACCATGTGAGCCTCGACTGAGCAGGCAGGCGCGAAACGCCGCCAGCCCATTTTCCTGGCCAGGCGATTCGCGCAGAACCAGTCTGTAGCTCGCACCCGTTTTAATGCTGCTCTCAAAAGGCCGCGCCAGCCTTCCGGCGCGGACATCTTCTTCCACCAGCGTTTCGTCGGCAATGGCCACCCCCAGCCCCTGAATGGCGGCCGTGATGGCAAGGTCCATCGTGTCGAAGTGTTGATTTTTGTGCATAACAACCCCCGGGCCTTCCTGCTTCGCCAGCCACAAGGACCAGTCTGTCTTATCCCGTGTCGGGTGAAGGAAGGTTAACGCACCCAGTTCGCAACCTGCTCGCAGGGGGCTCATTACCGGGGTTAACGCCTCTTCAAACAGCAGATCGCCCGCGCTCATATGGGTGCCAAATACAATGGCCGCGTCGTAAGATTCCGTTTTGAAATTGACGTTATGGTCGGTGGTAGTGGTCAATGCGATCTGCAGATCCGGTTGCTCACGCTCCACCTCCAGCAGACGAGGCACCAGCCAGCGCATGGCGCAGGTGGGTGCTTTGAGTCGGATCACGGTTTGCTGGGTACGGGCCCGATCGGCCAGGGTCAGCAGCGTTTCAAAAGTGGATTGCAATTCCGGAAGCAGGGCGCTGCCCTGTGGGGAGAGGCGCAGTCCGCGCGCATGGCGCTCAAACAGCGGAAAGCCGAACCACGCTTCAAGGGTGGCGATTTTGCGACTCACGGCTCCCTGCGTCAGACAGAGTTCTGTTGCGGCATGGGTCAGATTCAGATGACGCGCGGTGACTAAAAAGGCATCAATGGCATTAAGCGGGAGCGAACGGCGTGACATTAAACACCTCAGGTATGCGTTTTTCTCATGGCTATTATGACAACAATTCGATTGTCCCGACAACTGACTTGTTGTTTGAATAGTTATGCATTCATCATGAGAAAGGAAAGAGGATGACGTTACACACTCCGGTGCACACCCGTTCCAAATTACCCGATGTGGGAACCACGATTTTTACCGTTATCGGCCAGCTCTCCGCCCGGCATAACGCCATCAATCTTTCTCAGGGTGCACCCAATTTTTCCTGCGATCCCAAACTGGTCGCCGGGGTGACCCGGGCGATGGAGGCAGGGCACAACCAGTACGCGGCAATGACCGGCCTGCAGCCACTTAAAGAGCGTATTGCGGATAAAATTGCCACCCTCTACGGCACGCGCTATGACCCGGCCAGCGAAGTGCTGGTCACCGCCAGTGCCAGTGAAGGACTCTATTCGGCGATCAGCGGGCTGGTGCACCCGGGCGACGAAGTGATCTACTTTGAACCGTCGTTTGACAGTTACGCCCCGATTGTTCGCCTGCAGGGGGCCATGCCGGTTGCCATTAAACTGACGGTGCCGGAGTTTGCCGTCAACTGGGATGAAGTCCGTGCGGCGATCACCCCGCGTACGCGCATGATTATCATCAATACCCCGCACAACCCGAGCGGGCAGGTCTTTTCAGCAGAGGACCTGCAGCAGCTGGTGGCGGTGACCCGCAATACCGATATCATTATTTTGTCTGACGAAGTGTACGAACACGTCGTCTTTGATGGTGAACCGCACCACGGTATGGCGACACATCCGCAACTGGCGGAGCGTAGCGTCATTATCTCTTCCTTCGGAAAAACCTATCACGTGACCGGCTGGCGTGTGGGTTACTGTGTTGCTCCGGCGGTACTGATGGATGAGATTTGTAAAGTCCATCAATTTCTGATGTTTTCGGCCGATACGCCAATGCAGCATGCGTTTGCAGAACACATGATTGACCCGCAAACCTGGCTGTCGCTGGCGGCGTTTTATCAGCGCAAACGCGATCTGCTGCAAAGTTTGCTGGAGGCATCACCGTTCAGACTCTTGCCGAGCGCCGGTTCGTTTTTCCTGCTGGCCGACTACAGCCAGTTTAGCGATGAGCGCGACAGTGAACTGGTGAAACGGCTGATCGTTGAGTATGGAGTGGCCACCATTCCGCTGTCGGCGTTTTATGCGGATGGTACGGATAATAAATTGATTCGTCTCTCTTTTGCGAAAGATGAGGCGACGTTACGGGCAGGTGCCCAGGCCCTGTGTCGGGTTAAACCACGCTAAGGAGTTGGAGATGAAATTACGCGCGTTAGTTGTCGGCATGGGATTGCTGTGTACGTTTTCGTCATTCGCTGCCATCGAACTGCGGTACGGGCTGGAGGCGGAATATCCGCCGTTTGAAAGCCGAAATGCTGCTGGCGAACTGGAAGGGTTTGACGTTGAGCTGGGCAATGCCATCTGCAAAGCCGCAGCGCTGAAATGCACCTGGGTTGAAACCTCTTTTGATGCGTTAATACCGGGCCTGGTGGCGAAGAAATTTGATGCCATTAACTCGGCGATGAACATCACCGAACAGCGACGTAAAAGTATTGATTTTACCCAGCCGATTTACCGCATCCCGTCGCAGCTCGTTGGCAAGGCCGGTACCGCGGTAGAGGCAACGCCCGCGGGGCTTAAGGGCAAAACCATCGGTGTCCTGCAGGGCTCCATTCAGGAAACCTACGCGAAAGAGCACTGGGAAAAGCAGGGTGTCACCGTGGTGTCTTATAAAGATCAGAATATGGCCTGGGGCGATCTGCTGAATGGCCGTATCGACGCCTCGCTGGTTATGTCCGCGGCCGGGCAGGCAGGTTTCCTCAGCAAGCCGCAGGGGAAAGGGTTTGGCTTTATCGGCAAACCGGTGTCGGACGACACTATCCTCGGCAGTGGGATCGGCTTTGGGTTGCGTAAAGGGGACGAGGCCACCAAAAAGCAACTTGATGCCGCAATTGATAAAGTGCGTGCCGATGGCACGATCGCTAAACTCGCTGATAAGTACTTCCCAGGTATCGATGTCAGCGTAAAATAACCGCCTCATTTGCCCCGACTGACGATGTCCAGCCGGGGCATTTTTATACACGTCTTTATACCTTTCTTTACACCTTTTTCGGGTCGTTCTGGTCGACAGAAAATATTTCGCACTTTGTATAGATAATCGCCGCCCAACAATTGGATTCTTAACCATTTTTGTTTAGGCTGTGCGTTCTTTCTTGCCGTCATTTCGCCGAGTGCGAAACACATTCACACGACCATAAGGACGTTTTTCCAGGCATGAATCGCAGACGTTTTCTAAAAGGCTCGCTGGCAATGGCAGCCCTGAGCGGCACAACTGGCCTTGCTTCCCTGTTTTCCAAAGCGGCTTACGCTGCTGACTCTGACATCGCTGACGGTCAGAGCCGTCGTTTTGACTTCTCCGTACTGCAATCCATGGCCCATGACCTGGCGAAAACCCCGTGGGGCGGAGCACCGCGACCGTTACCGGACACGCTGGCGACCATGACGCCGCAGGCCTATAACGCCATCCGTTACGATGAAAAACAGTCACTGTGGAATAACATTGAAGGCCGTCAGCTGGACGTGCAGTTCTTCCATATGGGCATGGGTTTCCGTCGCCGCGTGCGCATGTTCTCGCTGGATCAGTCAACGTCACAGGCGCGCGAAATCCACTTCCGTCCTGAGCTGTTCAGCTACGGTGAAACCGGTGTTGATACGAAGCAGCTGGAAGGGCAAAGCGATCTTGGGTTTGCCGGTTTCCGCGCCTTCAAGGCACCAGAACTGGCGCGTCGTGATATCGTCTCATTCCTGGGGGCGAGCTATTTCCGTGCGGTTGATGATACCTATCAGTATGGTCTTTCCGCGCGGGGTCTGGCGGTGGATACCTTTACAGACACGCCGGAAGAGTTTCCTGACTTCACCGCGTTCTGGTTCGAAACCGTCAAACCGGGCGACACCACCTTCACCGTCTATACGCTGCTGGACAGCCCAAGCATCACCGGTGCGTATAAGTTCGTGATCCACTGCGAGAAGAGCCAGGTGATCATGGAGGTGGAAAACCATCTCTATGCGCGTAAAGACATTAAACAGCTCGGCATTGCGCCGATGACCAGTATGTTCAGCTGCGGTACAAACGAACGCCGCATGTGCGATACCATCCACCCGCAAATTCATGACTCCGACCGTCTCGCCATGTGGCGCGGTAACGGGGAGTGGATTTGCCGTCCGCTGAACAACCCGCAGAAGCTGCAGTTCAATGCGTTTGTGGACAAAAACCCGAAAGGGTTCGGCTTGCTTCAGCTCGATCGCGATTTCTCACATTATCAGGACGTCATGGGCTGGTATAACAAACGCCCAGGCCTCTGGGTGGAGCCGCGTAACGACTGGGGTAAAGGTGCGGTTGGCCTGATGGAGATCCCGACAACGGGTGAAACACTGGATAACGTGGTCTGCTTCTGGCAGCCAGAAAAACCGGTGAAAGCGGGCGATGAGCTGGACTTTAAATACCGTCTTTACTGGAGCGCCATGCCGCCGGTCCGTTCCCCACTGGCGAATGTCTTCGCGACCCGTACCGGTATGGGTGGGTTCCCGGAAGGCTGGGCGCCGGGCGAAAACTACCCGAAAGTGTGGGCCCGTCGCTTTGCTATCGACTTCGTCGGGGGCGATCTGAAAGCTGCCGCGCCAAAAGGCATTGAGCCGGTCATTACCCTCTCCAGCGGCGAAGCGAAGCAGGTTGAGATCCTCTACGTTGAGCCGTTTGACGGCTATCGCATTCTGTTCGACTGGTATCCTACCTCGGATTCGACCGAACCGGTGGACATGCGCCTGTTCCTGCGCTGTCAGGGAGATGCGATCAGTGAGACCTGGCTGTATCAGTATTTCCCGCCTGCGCCGGACAAACGTAACTACGTTGACGATCGCATCATGCGTTGACCATTTATTCCCTCTCCCCGGCGGGGAGAGGGTGACGGGAAGGGACCATGACCGCCACTGAATCTGAAATTATCCCGGTGACTGACCATCTCGAGCTTCGCGCCGTCGAAGAGCGCTATACCGCCGATTTGCACAACATGGTCATCAGAAACAAAGCCTGGCTGCAAACCGCCTTTGACTGGGCGCAGCATGTGGGCACCGAAGATGACACCCGTCGTAATGTGCTGAGTAATCAGATGCTGCACCAGCGCGGCTACGCCAAAATGTTTCTGATTTTCAAGGATGAGGACCTGGTCGGCGTGCTGTCGTTTAATGCAATTGAACCCGCCAACAAAGCCGGATACATCGGTTACTGGCTGGACGAGGCGCATCAGGGACAGGGCATTCTGTCGCAGGCGCTGCAGGCATTTATGCGCTATTACGTCGAGCGAGGCGAGATCCGCCGTTTTGTCATTAAGTGTCGGGTGGCAAATAAACCCAGCAACAACGTTGCCCTGCGCAACGGTTTTACGCTGGAAGGGTGCCTGCGGGAAGCAGAGTTTCTGAATGGCCGTTATGACGATGTGAATCTCTACGGCAAAATTTACCCGCTATAACGCCCCTAACAGAGGCGTACGAGTGATGCGCTGGTCGCCGTTAATCACCTTTTCGCCGCGTAGGTGGATGTTCTCACCGGCAAAAGCCTCAATCACCGCATCGTCGGTGATTTCAACCCGATGCTCAATAAGCACATCGCCGCTGATACGCGCCCGTCCCTGGATCACGACCTTATCGTCCAGCAGGATAGGGCCGCCGCGCAGCCAGGCCTGACCGCCAATCAGGACGTGGTGTTTAATGACACAATTTCCTTCCACCACCGCGTTTTCAGCCACCTGAGAGCTGTAGCGGACGGTAGGGATGGCATCGTCGTCAAAACCGGCAATGACGCGGGCGTTACCGTACACTTTTGCGCAGTCACATACCCAGACGTTATTGAGATCGTTGCCTTCGAGGATGGCGCTGTCGAAAACTTCCGCCCGGTGTTCAACGAAGGCATAATTAACCATTGCCTCGCCGTAGATTTGCGCCTGATGCACAATGCGGGACTGGCTCACCGTCGCCTTGTCATAAATTTTCAGGATCTGCTCATGGTCCGGCGTAAGCCCTTTGGCAGCAATCACCACGCTGTTATGAAGCACCCGCGCCTCGCCGAAAATATGGCATTCGCCGCGTACGCAGGATTGCTGTATCGTGACGTTGTCACTTATGCGCGCGCCGTGACTGACCTCCGCGCCGTCCAGCCAGCAGTTGTCGCCAATCTGCGCGTCATGACTGACAATGCAAGGCAGGGTAAGGCGGGCGTTGCCGGACACCGTCGCACCGGCAAAGACGACGCTGTTTTCATCGTAGATCCAGCAGTCGCCTTCGTGCGCGAGGGCGCTCTCATCTTCAACCCAGCCGCCTTTCGTGCCGCTCACGATGTCGTTAAAATTCGCCGTGGCAATAATCTGTCGTAACGACGTCGTGTGCGTTGTCTCGCCGTTTTTCCATTGCCAGAGGCGGGTGTCCTCGCTGAGCCTGTACTTTTTCATCATGGAGTCTCGGGTAAGCGTCTCCACTAAACGTAGCAAACTTTCGGCGTTTCGTAGTGCTGGCATCCGTCGCGGAAACCCCTTAAAATGGCATTTAAAATACATTTTAAAAATTCAAATTAATGAATAAAAATAACAACGCTCAACAAGTGCTTAACCTGCCCGCGGGTTACTTCGGTATGGTGCTTGGCATCATTGGGATGGGGTTCGCCTGGCGATACGCCAGCACGCTCTGGCCCGTGACGCGCTGGCCTGGTGAGAGCCTGGTGGCCCTTGCGATTGTGATTTGGTTTTTGCTGACGGTGGCGTTTATCGCCCGGGCGATCCGTTTCCCACAAAGTGTGCTGGCCGAGATGCGCCACCCGGTGATGAGCAGTTTTGTCAGCCTTTTTCCCGCCACAACGATGCTGGTCGCCATCGGTTTTGTGCCCTGGCTGCGCCCGGTGTCACTGGTGTTATTTGGCGTCGGGGTGGTGATACAGCTGGCTTATGCTGCCTGGCAAAGCGCCGGATTATGGCGCGGTAACCATCCGCAAGAGGCCACCACGCCGGGGTTATATCTGCCCACGGTAGCAAACAACTTTATCAGCGCCATGGCGTGCGGCACGCTGGGGTTTAACGATGCCGGGCTGGTGTTTCTCGGGGCGGGCGTTTTTTCCTGGCTCAGCCTTGAGCCGGTAATTTTGCAACGACTTCGTAGCGCCGGGGAGTTGCCTTCCGCGCTGCGAACCTCGCTGGGTATTCAGCTGGCCCCCGCGCTGGTGGCCTGCAGCGCCTGGTTTAGCGTCAATGGCGGTGAGGCGGATACATTCGCCAAAATGCTGTTCGGCTACGGCCTGTTGCAACTGCTGTTTATGTTACGGCTGATGCCATGGTATTTATCCCAGCCGTTTAACGCCTCGTTCTGGAGCTTCTCGTTTGGCGTGTCGGCCCTGGCCACCACGGGGCTTCATCTTGGGCAGAGCAGTCCGTCGGGCTTTTTTCACGCCATTGCCGTCCCACTGTTTATCTTTACCAATGTCATCATCGGGATGC from Enterobacter ludwigii includes the following:
- a CDS encoding LysR family transcriptional regulator; translation: MSRRSLPLNAIDAFLVTARHLNLTHAATELCLTQGAVSRKIATLEAWFGFPLFERHARGLRLSPQGSALLPELQSTFETLLTLADRARTQQTVIRLKAPTCAMRWLVPRLLEVEREQPDLQIALTTTTDHNVNFKTESYDAAIVFGTHMSAGDLLFEEALTPVMSPLRAGCELGALTFLHPTRDKTDWSLWLAKQEGPGVVMHKNQHFDTMDLAITAAIQGLGVAIADETLVEEDVRAGRLARPFESSIKTGASYRLVLRESPGQENGLAAFRACLLSRGSHGVS
- a CDS encoding pyridoxal phosphate-dependent aminotransferase → MTLHTPVHTRSKLPDVGTTIFTVIGQLSARHNAINLSQGAPNFSCDPKLVAGVTRAMEAGHNQYAAMTGLQPLKERIADKIATLYGTRYDPASEVLVTASASEGLYSAISGLVHPGDEVIYFEPSFDSYAPIVRLQGAMPVAIKLTVPEFAVNWDEVRAAITPRTRMIIINTPHNPSGQVFSAEDLQQLVAVTRNTDIIILSDEVYEHVVFDGEPHHGMATHPQLAERSVIISSFGKTYHVTGWRVGYCVAPAVLMDEICKVHQFLMFSADTPMQHAFAEHMIDPQTWLSLAAFYQRKRDLLQSLLEASPFRLLPSAGSFFLLADYSQFSDERDSELVKRLIVEYGVATIPLSAFYADGTDNKLIRLSFAKDEATLRAGAQALCRVKPR
- a CDS encoding transporter substrate-binding domain-containing protein, with translation MKLRALVVGMGLLCTFSSFAAIELRYGLEAEYPPFESRNAAGELEGFDVELGNAICKAAALKCTWVETSFDALIPGLVAKKFDAINSAMNITEQRRKSIDFTQPIYRIPSQLVGKAGTAVEATPAGLKGKTIGVLQGSIQETYAKEHWEKQGVTVVSYKDQNMAWGDLLNGRIDASLVMSAAGQAGFLSKPQGKGFGFIGKPVSDDTILGSGIGFGLRKGDEATKKQLDAAIDKVRADGTIAKLADKYFPGIDVSVK
- a CDS encoding glucan biosynthesis protein D, with translation MNRRRFLKGSLAMAALSGTTGLASLFSKAAYAADSDIADGQSRRFDFSVLQSMAHDLAKTPWGGAPRPLPDTLATMTPQAYNAIRYDEKQSLWNNIEGRQLDVQFFHMGMGFRRRVRMFSLDQSTSQAREIHFRPELFSYGETGVDTKQLEGQSDLGFAGFRAFKAPELARRDIVSFLGASYFRAVDDTYQYGLSARGLAVDTFTDTPEEFPDFTAFWFETVKPGDTTFTVYTLLDSPSITGAYKFVIHCEKSQVIMEVENHLYARKDIKQLGIAPMTSMFSCGTNERRMCDTIHPQIHDSDRLAMWRGNGEWICRPLNNPQKLQFNAFVDKNPKGFGLLQLDRDFSHYQDVMGWYNKRPGLWVEPRNDWGKGAVGLMEIPTTGETLDNVVCFWQPEKPVKAGDELDFKYRLYWSAMPPVRSPLANVFATRTGMGGFPEGWAPGENYPKVWARRFAIDFVGGDLKAAAPKGIEPVITLSSGEAKQVEILYVEPFDGYRILFDWYPTSDSTEPVDMRLFLRCQGDAISETWLYQYFPPAPDKRNYVDDRIMR
- the rimL gene encoding 50S ribosomal protein L7/L12-serine acetyltransferase; this translates as MTATESEIIPVTDHLELRAVEERYTADLHNMVIRNKAWLQTAFDWAQHVGTEDDTRRNVLSNQMLHQRGYAKMFLIFKDEDLVGVLSFNAIEPANKAGYIGYWLDEAHQGQGILSQALQAFMRYYVERGEIRRFVIKCRVANKPSNNVALRNGFTLEGCLREAEFLNGRYDDVNLYGKIYPL
- the ydcK gene encoding YdcK family protein, giving the protein MKKYRLSEDTRLWQWKNGETTHTTSLRQIIATANFNDIVSGTKGGWVEDESALAHEGDCWIYDENSVVFAGATVSGNARLTLPCIVSHDAQIGDNCWLDGAEVSHGARISDNVTIQQSCVRGECHIFGEARVLHNSVVIAAKGLTPDHEQILKIYDKATVSQSRIVHQAQIYGEAMVNYAFVEHRAEVFDSAILEGNDLNNVWVCDCAKVYGNARVIAGFDDDAIPTVRYSSQVAENAVVEGNCVIKHHVLIGGQAWLRGGPILLDDKVVIQGRARISGDVLIEHRVEITDDAVIEAFAGENIHLRGEKVINGDQRITRTPLLGAL
- the tehA gene encoding dicarboxylate transporter/tellurite-resistance protein TehA; the encoded protein is MNKNNNAQQVLNLPAGYFGMVLGIIGMGFAWRYASTLWPVTRWPGESLVALAIVIWFLLTVAFIARAIRFPQSVLAEMRHPVMSSFVSLFPATTMLVAIGFVPWLRPVSLVLFGVGVVIQLAYAAWQSAGLWRGNHPQEATTPGLYLPTVANNFISAMACGTLGFNDAGLVFLGAGVFSWLSLEPVILQRLRSAGELPSALRTSLGIQLAPALVACSAWFSVNGGEADTFAKMLFGYGLLQLLFMLRLMPWYLSQPFNASFWSFSFGVSALATTGLHLGQSSPSGFFHAIAVPLFIFTNVIIGMLLVRTFILLIQGKLLVRTDKALLMQSEEQ